The following proteins are co-located in the uncultured Draconibacterium sp. genome:
- a CDS encoding GIY-YIG nuclease family protein — MFSVYALYSKAFDKIYIGFSSDVEKRLASHNDERNTGWTSKYQPWKLVYTEACQTKTEALARERQLKSSRGRDFIRRLLAD; from the coding sequence ATGTTTTCTGTTTACGCCCTCTACTCCAAAGCATTTGATAAAATATACATCGGTTTTAGTTCTGATGTTGAAAAGCGTTTGGCTTCTCATAACGATGAGCGTAATACTGGTTGGACAAGTAAGTATCAGCCCTGGAAATTAGTTTACACCGAAGCATGTCAAACAAAAACGGAAGCACTGGCCAGAGAAAGGCAGTTGAAGTCCTCCAGAGGAAGAGATTTTATAAGGCGTTTGCTTGCAGATTAG
- the atpG gene encoding ATP synthase F1 subunit gamma, with translation MAGLKDIRNRIASVKTTRQVTSAMKMVSAAKLKKAQDAIMQIRPYADKLHQILSSLSASLENVEDSVFTQAREPEKVLVVLVTSNRGLCGGFNTNITKKAVELAKTKYSKQLQLGKLDFMCIGKQGERQLKHRGLNVVANENELFDSLTFDNVSVVAAETMQAFANKSYDRIELVYNQFKNAAVQILSTEQFLPVEMNEEQDDVTTNFDFIYEPSKEHIIQELIPRSLKIQFYKALLDSHAAEHGARMTAMHQATDNASEMINALSLQYNKARQTAITGEILEIVSGANALNG, from the coding sequence ATGGCTGGATTAAAAGATATACGAAACCGGATTGCATCGGTAAAAACCACAAGACAGGTAACCAGTGCCATGAAAATGGTTTCGGCTGCAAAACTTAAAAAAGCACAAGATGCCATTATGCAAATAAGGCCTTATGCCGACAAGTTGCACCAAATATTATCATCGTTAAGTGCCAGCCTTGAAAACGTGGAAGACTCGGTTTTTACACAAGCCCGCGAGCCTGAAAAAGTGCTGGTTGTGCTGGTTACATCGAACCGTGGACTATGCGGAGGTTTTAATACCAACATTACAAAAAAAGCGGTAGAACTTGCCAAAACAAAATACAGCAAACAACTTCAGTTGGGAAAACTCGACTTTATGTGTATTGGCAAACAAGGCGAGCGACAATTAAAACACCGCGGCTTAAATGTGGTTGCCAACGAAAACGAGCTTTTCGATTCGCTTACTTTTGATAATGTATCGGTTGTTGCAGCAGAAACAATGCAAGCTTTTGCCAATAAAAGTTACGATAGAATTGAGTTGGTGTACAACCAGTTTAAAAATGCAGCGGTGCAGATTTTAAGTACAGAACAATTTTTACCGGTTGAAATGAACGAAGAACAAGATGATGTTACGACCAACTTCGATTTTATTTACGAACCGAGCAAAGAACACATTATTCAGGAATTAATTCCACGTTCGCTTAAAATTCAGTTTTATAAAGCACTGCTCGATTCGCATGCGGCTGAACACGGAGCCCGGATGACCGCAATGCACCAGGCAACCGACAACGCCAGCGAAATGATAAATGCACTTTCATTACAATACAACAAAGCGCGTCAGACTGCAATTACAGGAGAAATCCTCGAAATTGTAAGTGGTGCAAATGCTTTAAACGGATAA
- a CDS encoding GIY-YIG nuclease family protein, translating to MFSVYALYSKAFNKIYIGFSSDVEKRLASHNDERNTGWTSKYQPWKLVYTEACQTKTEALARERQLKSSRGRDFIRRLLAD from the coding sequence ATGTTTTCTGTTTACGCCCTCTACTCCAAAGCATTTAATAAAATATACATCGGTTTTAGTTCTGATGTTGAAAAGCGTTTGGCTTCTCATAACGATGAGCGTAATACTGGTTGGACAAGTAAGTATCAGCCCTGGAAATTAGTTTACACCGAAGCATGTCAAACAAAAACGGAAGCACTGGCCAGAGAAAGGCAGTTGAAGTCCTCCAGAGGAAGAGATTTTATAAGGCGTTTGCTTGCAGATTAG
- a CDS encoding TetR/AcrR family transcriptional regulator, whose protein sequence is MFLKLGIRNVTMDNIAAEFGISKKTLYQYFSDKEDLVSQVVDYFLEDLKTDLQKIALGNANAIDEMFKVREHVDFILKMYNSHIEQDLEKTYPRLYKKIHETKRQRIFANTIDNLNKGIAQGLYRSDVETYFIAKQQVGLILYTLNPHFKLFEDYEVQTLAVFDNMMNYHMHAICTEQGLNYYKKQLNIVQHETSL, encoded by the coding sequence ATGTTTCTCAAACTTGGGATCAGGAATGTAACAATGGATAACATTGCTGCCGAATTTGGCATTTCAAAAAAAACACTCTACCAATATTTCTCTGATAAAGAAGATCTGGTTTCACAGGTAGTCGATTATTTTCTTGAAGACCTGAAAACAGACTTGCAAAAAATTGCACTGGGTAATGCCAATGCCATTGACGAAATGTTTAAAGTGCGCGAGCATGTCGATTTTATTCTAAAAATGTACAACAGCCACATCGAACAGGATTTAGAGAAAACCTATCCGAGACTGTATAAAAAAATACACGAGACCAAACGGCAAAGAATTTTTGCCAACACCATCGACAATCTCAATAAAGGAATTGCACAGGGATTGTACCGAAGTGATGTGGAAACCTACTTTATTGCAAAACAACAAGTAGGTCTGATATTGTACACATTAAATCCTCATTTTAAACTTTTTGAGGACTACGAAGTGCAGACACTTGCCGTGTTTGACAATATGATGAATTACCACATGCATGCCATTTGTACCGAACAAGGATTAAACTATTATAAGAAACAATTGAACATCGTGCAGCATGAAACAAGTTTGTGA
- the atpA gene encoding F0F1 ATP synthase subunit alpha yields the protein MANIKPAEVSAILKQQLEGFKSEAELEEVGTVLQVGDGIARIYGLSNVEVNEMVEFEGGMKAIVLNLEEDNVGVVLLGLSEEIKEGDTVKRTRRTASIHVGEGLLGRVVNTIGEAIDGKGAFTGELFEMPLERKAPGVIYRQPVNQPLQTGLKAIDAMIPIGRGQRELIIGDRQTGKTAVAIDTIINQRENFENGTPVYCIYVAIGQKGSTVANIANTLTKAGAMEYTTIVSATASDPAALQYYAPYAGAAIGEYFRDTGRDALIIYDDLSKQAVSYREVSLLLRRPPGREAYPGDVFYLHSRLLERAAKVIDSDEIAKNMNDLPECLKDKVKGGGSLTALPIIETQAGDVSAYIPTNVISITDGQIFLESNLFNSGIRPAINVGISVSRVGGNAQIKSMKKISGTLKLDQAQFRELEAFAKFGSDLDAATMRVLDKGRKNVEILKQGQYSPVRVEHQAAIIYCGTKELLRNVPVEKVKEFEADFLETLEMSHRPVLDELKAGKLTTEIEDTIKKVAAETAEKFK from the coding sequence ATGGCTAATATAAAACCTGCTGAAGTATCTGCAATTCTTAAGCAACAATTAGAAGGATTTAAGTCGGAAGCTGAACTGGAAGAAGTTGGCACCGTATTACAAGTTGGTGACGGTATTGCCCGTATTTACGGTCTTTCGAATGTTGAAGTAAACGAAATGGTTGAATTCGAAGGAGGCATGAAAGCAATTGTGCTGAACCTCGAAGAAGACAATGTTGGAGTTGTACTTTTAGGACTTTCAGAAGAAATTAAAGAAGGCGACACTGTAAAACGTACACGACGTACCGCTTCAATTCATGTTGGCGAAGGTTTGCTTGGGCGCGTGGTAAATACCATTGGTGAAGCCATCGACGGGAAAGGTGCATTTACCGGCGAACTTTTTGAAATGCCTTTGGAACGTAAAGCACCTGGTGTAATTTATCGTCAACCGGTAAACCAGCCGCTTCAAACAGGATTAAAAGCAATCGATGCCATGATTCCGATTGGCCGTGGACAACGTGAGTTAATTATTGGTGACCGCCAGACAGGAAAAACTGCTGTGGCCATTGATACCATTATTAATCAGCGCGAAAATTTTGAAAACGGCACACCGGTTTACTGTATTTATGTAGCAATCGGACAAAAAGGTTCAACTGTGGCCAACATTGCCAATACACTTACAAAAGCAGGTGCAATGGAATATACTACCATTGTTTCGGCAACGGCCTCCGACCCGGCTGCTTTGCAATATTATGCACCTTACGCAGGGGCTGCAATTGGCGAGTATTTCCGCGATACAGGCCGCGATGCACTGATTATATACGACGATCTTTCGAAACAAGCGGTTTCGTACCGTGAAGTTTCGTTGTTACTTCGCCGTCCACCGGGTCGTGAAGCTTATCCGGGTGATGTATTTTACTTACACTCGCGTTTATTGGAGCGTGCGGCAAAAGTGATCGATTCGGACGAGATTGCTAAAAACATGAATGACCTGCCCGAATGTTTAAAAGACAAAGTAAAAGGAGGCGGTTCGTTAACAGCACTTCCAATTATTGAAACTCAGGCAGGAGACGTTTCTGCATACATTCCAACCAACGTAATTTCAATTACCGATGGTCAAATTTTCCTTGAATCGAACCTGTTTAACTCGGGTATTCGTCCTGCCATTAACGTAGGTATTTCGGTATCACGTGTGGGTGGTAATGCTCAAATCAAGTCGATGAAGAAAATTTCGGGTACTTTAAAACTCGACCAGGCACAGTTCCGCGAACTGGAAGCATTTGCAAAATTCGGATCCGATTTAGATGCAGCTACCATGCGTGTACTCGACAAAGGGCGTAAAAACGTTGAAATCCTGAAGCAAGGGCAGTATTCTCCAGTAAGAGTAGAACATCAGGCAGCCATTATTTACTGCGGTACAAAAGAATTACTTCGAAATGTTCCGGTTGAAAAAGTAAAAGAATTTGAAGCTGATTTCCTTGAAACGCTGGAAATGTCGCACCGTCCGGTTTTAGATGAATTAAAAGCAGGAAAATTAACAACTGAGATTGAAGATACAATCAAAAAAGTTGCTGCAGAAACTGCAGAAAAGTTTAAGTAA
- a CDS encoding 2-C-methyl-D-erythritol 4-phosphate cytidylyltransferase translates to MKKFALIVAGGSGNRMNNSLPKQFLEIGGKTVLMYTFEAFAQFSTDINFVLVLPENQVDYWKELCVQHNFRYNYELAFGGANRFQSVKNGLDKIHGEGIVFIHDGVRPLVSAQTLNNCLSGATKHGNALPVISPSESVRYAADGKNNALDRSNYFLVQTPQTFKISEIKNAYHSAPNENFTDDASVLENTGKEIHLVEGNRENIKITWPQDIIVAKSFLLPQ, encoded by the coding sequence GTGAAAAAGTTTGCATTAATTGTGGCGGGTGGAAGTGGCAACCGAATGAACAATTCGTTACCCAAACAGTTTTTGGAAATTGGAGGGAAAACTGTGTTGATGTATACTTTCGAAGCGTTTGCACAATTTAGCACCGACATTAATTTTGTTCTCGTTCTTCCCGAAAACCAGGTTGATTATTGGAAAGAGTTGTGTGTACAGCACAATTTCAGATACAACTACGAGCTTGCTTTTGGTGGCGCAAACCGCTTTCAGTCGGTGAAAAACGGCCTCGATAAGATTCACGGAGAAGGAATTGTATTTATCCATGATGGTGTTCGTCCGCTGGTTTCAGCACAAACTTTAAACAACTGTTTATCTGGTGCCACAAAACACGGAAACGCGCTTCCTGTAATTTCGCCTTCCGAGTCGGTGCGATACGCGGCAGATGGAAAAAACAATGCGCTTGACCGATCGAACTATTTCCTGGTACAAACACCACAAACTTTTAAGATAAGCGAAATTAAAAACGCGTACCATTCAGCACCAAACGAAAACTTCACCGATGATGCTTCTGTATTGGAAAATACAGGTAAAGAGATTCATTTAGTTGAAGGAAACCGTGAAAATATAAAGATTACCTGGCCCCAGGATATAATCGTCGCAAAATCATTTCTTCTTCCACAATAA
- a CDS encoding DUF2461 domain-containing protein has translation MDKVLNFLEELSKNNTREWFNDNRKWYEESRDKVIFISDVLINEIGKFDSSVKGLSPKDCTFRIFRDVRFSNDKRPYKTNFGSFICKGGRKSMNPGYYFHIEPGSSFVAGGIYMPPAEPLKAIRNYMADHAEEFLDITNDTSFKALFPQMYDDKLKTAPKGFPKDHEFIELLRYKSYIFSKELNDGVIKGNNYINQMVELFEELSPVNSFLYEALI, from the coding sequence ATGGACAAGGTTTTAAATTTTTTAGAAGAACTATCAAAAAACAATACGCGCGAATGGTTTAACGATAACCGGAAATGGTACGAGGAGAGCCGCGATAAAGTTATTTTTATAAGCGATGTTTTAATTAACGAAATTGGGAAATTTGATTCTTCGGTAAAAGGTTTAAGTCCCAAAGATTGTACTTTCAGAATATTTAGGGATGTTCGTTTTTCGAACGACAAACGTCCGTACAAAACAAATTTTGGAAGTTTTATTTGCAAGGGAGGGCGTAAAAGTATGAATCCGGGGTATTATTTTCATATTGAACCGGGAAGTAGTTTTGTTGCCGGTGGAATTTATATGCCTCCTGCCGAACCTTTAAAGGCCATCCGAAATTATATGGCTGACCATGCAGAGGAGTTTTTAGATATTACAAACGATACCTCGTTTAAAGCTCTGTTCCCGCAAATGTACGACGACAAGCTTAAAACCGCTCCAAAAGGTTTTCCCAAAGACCACGAGTTTATTGAGCTTTTGCGGTATAAATCCTATATATTTTCAAAGGAGTTAAACGACGGAGTAATAAAGGGAAATAACTACATTAATCAGATGGTTGAGTTGTTTGAGGAGCTGAGTCCTGTCAATTCTTTTTTGTATGAAGCGCTTATTTAA
- a CDS encoding efflux RND transporter periplasmic adaptor subunit: MKNILIIVISAVLLSACASTPVNDEAAKRKQLQQYKQDLHALEQQISALEKELNSAEKEEVIKIRATELTQQKFENFIEVTGKVEAELDVNVSPESAGVIKEIYVTEGEWVNKGDLIARLNTELLESSIEEIEVQLDLAKTNFERQKNLWDQNIGSEMQYLQAKNNKESLEKRINSLNAQISMSEVRSPVSGVIDDIFQKKGHIGSPQVPLAKVININKIKIYGDVSESYITKIHKGDKVNVRFPALDESVEASIDQIANTIDPNNRTFRIRINLNNPDNQIKPNLVSIISLRDYVNENAIVVPSLYIKEDFKGHYTYIVEKEGAKNVARKVYLTPGVTNNNITEVVDGLTAGMTIVSQGYNQIADGTFVQIN; this comes from the coding sequence ATGAAAAATATTTTGATCATAGTAATAAGTGCAGTTCTTCTGTCGGCATGTGCCAGCACCCCAGTCAACGATGAAGCTGCAAAACGAAAACAACTTCAGCAATACAAACAAGATCTTCATGCTTTGGAGCAACAAATAAGTGCGCTGGAAAAAGAGCTGAACTCGGCTGAAAAAGAAGAAGTTATTAAGATTAGAGCTACGGAATTAACCCAACAAAAATTCGAGAACTTTATTGAAGTTACCGGTAAAGTTGAAGCCGAACTGGATGTAAATGTAAGTCCCGAGTCGGCCGGTGTTATTAAGGAGATTTATGTAACTGAAGGCGAATGGGTAAACAAAGGCGATTTAATTGCACGCTTAAATACCGAATTGCTGGAAAGCTCGATTGAAGAGATTGAGGTTCAATTGGATTTGGCCAAAACGAATTTCGAACGTCAGAAAAATTTATGGGACCAGAACATTGGCTCCGAAATGCAATACCTTCAGGCAAAAAACAACAAAGAGAGCCTTGAAAAACGGATCAATAGTTTGAATGCACAGATTTCCATGTCTGAAGTTCGTTCGCCGGTAAGCGGTGTTATTGATGACATTTTCCAAAAGAAAGGTCACATTGGGAGCCCACAAGTGCCTCTGGCCAAAGTTATCAATATCAATAAAATAAAAATTTACGGCGATGTTTCTGAAAGCTACATTACCAAAATACACAAAGGCGACAAGGTAAATGTAAGATTTCCGGCTTTAGACGAAAGCGTTGAAGCCAGTATCGATCAGATTGCAAATACCATTGATCCAAACAACCGCACATTCCGAATTCGTATTAATTTAAACAATCCCGACAATCAAATTAAACCCAATTTGGTTTCGATAATTAGCTTGCGCGATTATGTAAACGAGAATGCCATTGTGGTTCCTTCGCTTTATATCAAAGAAGATTTTAAAGGACATTACACTTACATTGTTGAAAAAGAAGGTGCTAAAAATGTGGCCCGAAAAGTTTATTTAACGCCCGGTGTAACCAACAACAACATTACCGAAGTGGTTGATGGGCTAACTGCCGGAATGACAATCGTATCGCAGGGATACAATCAAATTGCCGACGGTACTTTTGTTCAAATTAATTAA
- a CDS encoding DUF5020 family protein produces MKRILLLFSLVAMAASLSAQNVQLHYDMGEGRKMFTTTVEMFKPDKFGSTFFFVDMDYGAEGTGIDNGISLAYWEIARAFKWNETQKIMPRVEYNGGTMKLAPEDAPWIPIENCWLAGIERTWASADFSKILTLQANYKYIKDKEDAAFQLTAVWTVQMAEGKFTFTGFADFWKEEMFWGTDYRFLAEPQLWYNPCKNFSMGTEIELSNNFVGAEFAVKPTLAVKYTF; encoded by the coding sequence ATGAAAAGAATTCTACTATTATTTTCTCTTGTGGCCATGGCGGCTTCTTTAAGTGCACAAAACGTTCAACTTCACTACGATATGGGTGAAGGACGTAAGATGTTTACAACTACTGTAGAAATGTTTAAACCCGACAAATTTGGTTCAACTTTCTTCTTTGTTGATATGGATTATGGTGCAGAAGGTACCGGAATTGACAATGGAATTTCGTTGGCATACTGGGAAATCGCTCGTGCTTTTAAATGGAACGAAACACAAAAAATTATGCCACGTGTTGAATATAATGGCGGAACAATGAAATTGGCTCCCGAAGATGCACCATGGATTCCAATCGAAAATTGCTGGTTGGCTGGTATTGAGCGTACCTGGGCGTCGGCTGATTTCTCGAAGATACTGACTCTTCAGGCCAATTATAAATACATTAAAGACAAAGAAGATGCTGCTTTTCAGTTAACAGCTGTTTGGACAGTTCAAATGGCAGAAGGTAAATTTACGTTTACCGGTTTTGCAGATTTCTGGAAAGAGGAAATGTTCTGGGGAACGGATTACAGGTTCCTTGCTGAGCCTCAATTGTGGTACAATCCATGTAAAAATTTCTCAATGGGAACAGAAATTGAATTAAGCAACAATTTTGTTGGAGCTGAGTTTGCTGTGAAACCCACTTTGGCTGTGAAATACACATTCTAA
- a CDS encoding NCS2 family permease, with amino-acid sequence MLNKYFNITERGSSFKKEMIGGATTFLTMAYIIFVNPSILGDAGMDKNALITVTIVASIIGTVLAGVWAKVPYAMAPGMGLNAFFTYTLVIGAGVDWQTALGVVFISGVVFLALTVTGIRTKIIHTIPLALRLATGAGIGLFISFIGFKNMGLVVSNPATFVGLGKFTPTLLIGIAGLLITAIFEVKKIRGGIFYGIIITTIIALIAGQVKAPDVFVSMPPSMSPLAFKLDILSALSFSLVGAIFSFMFVDLFDSVGTIVACSYEAGFVDKDGKVEHVDRILEADAIATVAGSLLGTSTTTTYIESASGIANGAKTGFASLITAGLFFLALFFAPLIGMVPGYATAPALVIVGVYMFKNIKEIQFSDFSEGIPAFLTIVLMPLTYSISIGLSFGFISYVILKAIAGKYNEVSLLMWLIAVLSVVNLWLGV; translated from the coding sequence ATGCTAAACAAGTATTTTAATATTACAGAACGTGGATCATCTTTTAAAAAGGAGATGATTGGAGGAGCCACTACTTTCCTCACTATGGCCTACATAATCTTTGTTAACCCATCGATTTTGGGTGATGCAGGGATGGATAAAAATGCTTTAATTACTGTTACAATTGTAGCTTCAATTATAGGTACCGTACTAGCCGGTGTTTGGGCAAAAGTACCTTATGCCATGGCACCGGGAATGGGATTAAATGCCTTTTTTACATATACACTGGTAATTGGTGCCGGTGTTGACTGGCAAACGGCCTTGGGAGTTGTGTTTATTTCGGGTGTGGTGTTTCTTGCACTTACTGTAACCGGAATCCGAACCAAAATTATTCATACTATTCCGCTAGCTTTACGTTTGGCAACCGGCGCTGGTATTGGTTTGTTTATTTCCTTTATTGGATTTAAAAATATGGGTTTGGTGGTTTCTAATCCGGCAACTTTTGTTGGATTGGGAAAATTTACTCCAACCTTGTTAATTGGTATCGCCGGTTTGCTGATTACAGCCATTTTTGAAGTTAAAAAAATTAGAGGAGGTATTTTCTATGGTATTATAATTACTACCATTATTGCATTGATTGCAGGCCAGGTAAAGGCTCCTGATGTGTTTGTTTCAATGCCTCCGTCTATGAGCCCGCTTGCTTTTAAACTCGATATATTATCTGCCTTGAGTTTTAGTTTGGTAGGTGCTATTTTCTCTTTTATGTTTGTCGATTTGTTCGACTCGGTTGGTACTATTGTGGCCTGTTCATACGAAGCCGGTTTTGTTGATAAAGACGGAAAAGTAGAACACGTTGACAGAATACTTGAAGCTGATGCGATTGCTACAGTTGCCGGATCGTTATTGGGAACAAGTACCACTACAACTTACATTGAGTCGGCATCTGGAATTGCAAATGGTGCTAAAACCGGATTTGCCTCTTTGATTACGGCAGGTTTGTTTTTTCTTGCTTTGTTTTTTGCTCCTTTAATTGGCATGGTTCCCGGATATGCAACGGCTCCGGCGCTTGTAATTGTTGGAGTTTACATGTTCAAAAATATCAAGGAAATTCAATTCTCTGATTTTTCGGAAGGAATACCAGCATTTCTTACCATTGTATTGATGCCTTTAACTTATAGTATCTCAATTGGTTTGTCGTTCGGATTTATTTCGTACGTAATACTGAAAGCAATTGCAGGAAAATACAACGAAGTTTCGTTGTTGATGTGGCTCATTGCAGTATTGTCGGTAGTCAATCTTTGGTTAGGCGTTTAA
- a CDS encoding TolC family protein, whose protein sequence is MKITIKPYLLLVALVISSLGTKAQDKTMSFSLYEATQFAMENSYILKNTNKDITIAQKKVWETISTGLPQVSGSANYNMFLNLPVSLLPGEFFGGEPGTYVPVKFGQDYNSDFGLSVSQQIFDGSWIVGVSSAELYVNLARQANEKTEIDIRDAVSQAYYMVLISERYKQVMEENLDNTQRLHDETEVYYKNGFREQQDVDQLKILLKTAENEVNRSLRELTIAKTVLKYTMGYNMEMEIELTEDIEIFVLPLVNDENTLSFTFNDHIDYQLANSNFQVSEKLFKLEKSTYLPRLSAFYSYTKTSYSNNANLFKEEWYPSSLIGFQATIPIFNSGERRSKVQQAKIELEKAENDLKLAELTLQKDYLTASAEMETAIDKFKNDQESRDLARSILDKTHVKFNNGMVSSAELSQQETQYINSFQALVTSTMQLLQADLKLKKAAGAL, encoded by the coding sequence ATGAAAATAACAATTAAACCGTATTTGTTGCTTGTGGCTCTTGTCATAAGTAGTCTGGGTACAAAAGCTCAAGACAAAACAATGTCGTTTTCGTTGTACGAGGCTACACAATTTGCCATGGAAAACTCGTACATTTTAAAAAATACGAATAAAGACATTACCATTGCCCAAAAGAAAGTTTGGGAAACCATTTCCACCGGACTGCCACAGGTTTCCGGATCGGCAAATTACAATATGTTTTTGAACCTACCTGTTTCGCTGTTGCCCGGCGAATTTTTTGGTGGAGAGCCCGGAACTTATGTACCCGTTAAGTTTGGACAAGATTACAATTCAGATTTTGGATTAAGTGTTTCGCAGCAAATTTTCGATGGATCGTGGATTGTGGGTGTAAGTTCGGCTGAACTGTATGTAAACCTTGCACGACAAGCCAACGAAAAAACCGAAATTGACATCCGCGATGCTGTTTCGCAGGCCTACTACATGGTACTTATCAGCGAAAGGTACAAGCAGGTAATGGAAGAAAATCTGGACAACACACAACGGTTGCACGATGAAACTGAAGTTTATTATAAAAATGGTTTCCGCGAACAACAGGATGTTGACCAGTTGAAAATTCTTTTAAAAACCGCTGAAAACGAAGTTAACCGCTCACTAAGGGAATTAACAATTGCGAAAACAGTGTTAAAATACACCATGGGATACAACATGGAAATGGAAATAGAACTTACTGAAGACATTGAAATTTTTGTACTTCCTTTGGTAAACGATGAAAATACACTTTCGTTTACTTTTAACGATCACATTGATTACCAGTTGGCGAATTCGAATTTTCAGGTTTCCGAAAAACTTTTTAAACTCGAAAAATCGACCTATTTACCTCGTTTGAGTGCATTTTACAGTTATACAAAAACATCGTACAGCAACAATGCCAACTTGTTTAAAGAAGAGTGGTATCCATCGTCCTTAATTGGATTTCAGGCAACCATCCCGATCTTTAACTCGGGCGAAAGACGCTCAAAAGTACAACAGGCAAAAATAGAGCTCGAAAAAGCGGAAAACGATCTGAAACTGGCAGAGCTTACGCTTCAGAAAGATTATTTGACTGCTTCTGCCGAAATGGAAACAGCCATCGATAAGTTTAAAAACGACCAGGAAAGCCGCGATTTGGCGCGCAGCATACTTGATAAAACACATGTAAAATTTAACAACGGGATGGTTAGCAGTGCTGAACTCTCGCAACAAGAAACACAATACATAAACTCATTTCAGGCTTTGGTAACATCAACCATGCAACTGCTGCAAGCCGATTTAAAACTAAAAAAAGCAGCAGGAGCTTTATAA